Part of the Periophthalmus magnuspinnatus isolate fPerMag1 chromosome 23, fPerMag1.2.pri, whole genome shotgun sequence genome, TGGTATATGAGTCAATATTTTTAAGTAAgcctgattaaaaaaataaatccatgggctcataatgataaaaatccaatacatttttaaaagacaatCGAGTactatgtttttattctttattttattaggcTATGATCATAGCCTATGCCATATAATAGACTACCCCTGGCATAAACATCAAAGTAAATGTAGCCTTAATAAATTAACAGGACAGTATACCATTCTGCTTAAATGCCATTATTGTTAATCCTTCTTTATTGGTTGATTTTCTATGTCAGAGTTTTAACTAGTGTCCTAAATTTCAGTGATGCCCTTGCTCTCAAGTTTTCTCTTTCTAAATTTAGTGTTGATATTGGGCCTAGTTGCTTGTACGTGTTTACTAAGCTCACATGAGACAGGGAGGGGGTTCTGCCCATTCTCAGCTCCTCCATGCCTGCACTTCATTATGCGCCGCTCCAAAAGCCATAATAGAAAGTGGCTCTAACATCTGAAGCATATGACGCTACTTAAGCATGGTAAACAGACAGAGCTAAAGTTGTGAAGAGGATAGGTTTAATAGTCAACGCAGAATACAAGAAGACAGCGCGGATTCATTGGTGAGTGGTAATAATGCTAACAGTGTTAGCATGCATCATTGACGATGTTCCTACTAAAGCTTTTACTCTGCGGTCATTTCGCTCTCTCTCAATGTCTATTGAAATACTAAAGTGCAATTTCTTTGAAAGACATAACAAACTACCTTAACGCCATCACCTAAAGTAGTTAGCTTTTTGAGCTAAAGGCTACAGTTTAGCATGTAGCTTAATTGTGCTAACCGCGGATAGCGCCCCCACCGCACAGCTGAacttttgttgttatttattttacaaacacaaacgTAACGTCTGCTCAAAAGAACTACAACTAGGAGAAGCATTTTATAAGCAACtttctattttttataataCGTCACGTTTATGCCTGGTGGTTAATACAACAAAACCTGCTGGAGGCTGACCAATTATCTGACAATAGATACAAGACATCAGATCTTTGACCACATTCAAACTGAACACACGAGAATGTGGCCCCTCTAGACTCTTAAGATGAGAAGTTAAACGGTTAAATGGTtagttatgtaaaaatatgcgCTTGTTTTCAATATTGAGTATGACTGATGTTACTGGTTGGTTTTAGCAACCTGTCATGTTTAGTTGGCAGAATATCAGGCGAACAATAGGTTTTAGTTAACATAGTTCCACTTCTCTCTTTCTATTCAAATGGCTCGCTGGCTCatctattttaaatatttaggtATCTATTTCTGCAGGCTTCCTCCTCTTTGTTGACTTGTCACATGTAAGCAGTCTATTTAGATAAGTGCAATAGATGCCATTCAACTTAAGGGTCAACTGTGCAGCAAGTACTCCTTTTCTTTGGACATTCGTTTTTCTCCTTGAGCCACATGTTTTCTCTAATCCCTGTGGTTGTCAAGGAGCAGCTATGCAGTAGTGCTACACTGTTTCTGCCACAGTCTCATTACTATGCAGCTTTTAGACTGATTTGATCAGGCTTAGTAGTTGTACTTCAGATGGGCCCATTTATGTGGTCCTGAAAGTTAGGCTGATCCAACTACTGCCACTGTCAACAATGACACTGACAATAATTCTTGTATGGATTGAGTATCTGTGTTTTAGGTCATGTGTTGATTTTAAGAAACTGCTAAATATTTTTCCAAATCCCTGTTGTTCACCCCTCAGAGCAGCTGGTCcttttgaccatgtttgttGTGCACATCTGGCCCTGACATCTGtggctctttctttcattcatgttcacagagtgagagaggtgTGAGGGAGTTCAGAGACATGGAGCTAGTCTGAGGAGTGGTCTTTTCCGGTTTAGTTTTCCTTTATTATGTCATGTAACAGCAATGCGGTTTATTTGGAGGATGTGCTTAAAGCTAGATATAATAGTTGCTGTTGACTTGTCTTTACCTTGATAATCCCTGAATTATGTAAAgttataaacattttttaacttttttaaacatatttgcaGAGCTTCAGGATGCCAGAGGTTCGGGACCTTTCGGAGGCTCTGCCTGAAATGCCCTTGGATCCCATCACTGGCGTCGGAGTTGTCGCCTCTAGAAATAGAGCACCCACTGGATATGATGTggtaaatacaactttattgCATACTCCCTAGTTCCTGGCTGGATAATTTTGAATGGTTTTCGACCCTACTGTGTTCCTTAGGTCTCTACCACCACAGATGGCCTTGATGCTGATTTGTGGAAGGATGGCCTATTTAAATCCAAGGTGACTCGCTACCTCTGCTTCACAAGGGTCTTTTCTAAGGAAAATGTAAGCAAACTTAACCTTATGTGCATGAGTTCACATTCCTTCTTTGAATATGAGCTGACAATTTAGTATAATTAATTGAATTTTACTGTGCTTTTTAGAGCCATCTAGGCAATGTTCTTGTGGACATGAAGCTTATAGACATAAAAGACACTCTCCCTGTAGGCTTCATTCCTATACAAGAAACAGTCGATACACGTAAGTTGTAgaaataatgaatgaaaaataggcatgttgtggtgtgttttatcttttttgttttacgTAATTATTTTAAAGACCGAAGCTGGGAATAGTAGAGTGACTTTGTGTATTGTCTGATACAGAGGAGCAGGCCTTTAGGAAACGAAGGCTTTGTATTAAGTTTATTCCTAGAGACTCCACAGAAGCTGCCATTTGTGACATCCGCATCTTGGGACGCTCCAAACAAGCTCCTCCTCAGTACACATTTATTGGGTGAGTTGCGATAGATTACTTATGAGCTTGATTTACTACATATAAAATGGATTCTAATATTCCTGACCTTTGTACTACAACAGGGAACTCAATAATATGGGTATCTGGTATCGCATGGGTAATGTGCCTCGGGCACAGGActccacacacaccccaacctCCAATAATGTCCAGAATATGAACTCCACTTCTAATGCAGCCCCTGTTCCCACTGCCCCTATGCCTAAGTATGTGACCTCTAATAATGAACTTTGATTTTGACATGTTGATGAATAAGTCTTAATGAATAAGTTAATGCTTCacattattgtgttttaatgcattgttttgtttttcagacacataTCAATGACGCTCCCTGCCAGTTTCAGAGGAAAGAACACAACAAGACCAGATTATGAGCATCAAAACTCCAATCTGTATGCCATCTCCGGTCAGTATCTTTAAGTAATTGTGACCACTTGATAACAATGGTATATACTTGTTAGGGCTTAAACAGGGTGTACATATGACGATGTGTGTATGTCTTTTAGCAATGGATGGTGTTCCTTTCATGATCTCAGAGAAATTTGCCTGTGCCTCGACTGATGTAAGATGAAAGTTTACTTTTCTGATATACATTCACAACAATAGTCCCATTCTCATcagcttgtgtttttttcattcagttaCAGCAGGTGGATCTAATGGGCATCACCATTAAGTCACTGGCTGAGATAGAAAAAGAAGTGAGTGcattttactatatattttctATAATCATTAACTCAAGTATgagtaaaataaacaagaatTTATAAAATTGTACATTGTTATGAAAGTGTTAATGGGATTATCCTGTTCCAgagttattgtttattgtgataGTTTATCAAagcaatatattgtacaaaatgTAACAGGCCTGTGGCAGATATTTCCAGTGTTATTCTAGTAGTGCATGTTATTACTCCTTATTCTTACCTTAATAACTACTAAGACATGGTGGCGTACTAGAGCAAATGTGCAGAGTGCCCAGAGCAACATTTGgcaaatatttataaaatgcaCCTACAACTTAAGATAACTTTTTCCAACACTGGAGAAATTCTAATGTTGCAACAcgcagttcaagaacagcaagaGATTAGAAATAGGCACTCAGTCCATATTCAGTAAACTAACTTGAATCATTAGCAGTAAGCTTTGCTTGATGACACACCAAAGTGTCTGTGTCAGAAAAGGTCAAAATGCCATCACAAAACTACTGTTACTTCCCTGACTTCTTTATGTGCTGAATTCTATGtgcacttgtgttttctctctGCAGTATGACTACAGTTTCCGTACAGAGCATAGTGCAGCAGCCCGCCTTCCTCCCAGTCCCACACGGACGTCACTCAGCTCTGAGGCCTAATCCCCAGTACTATAGTCCACACCAGTCAGAGAAAAGTCAACTACTGAGCTCTTGCATCAATAAAACCACTCCGGGCTATGAACAAATAATGAACAGCCAACCATAAGCGCTAGAGAGAAGTTGATATTTAAAACTTTCTtctaaactgaaaaaacaatagATGGCTTGACTTCTATCTTTAACCACAAAGATCAGTCACAACAGAAAATATCTCATGTATCTATTTGATCCGCTGTGAATAAGTACCATCCATATTTGAGGCTTTTGCTGCAAAAAAGCAAGAGGACAAGAAGGACACTTGAACAGAAATGGGTCTGATGAACATTTTTTGATTCAGTTTATCAAATGTTCTCATACTTACGTGGTCTTCTCTCTGTTATATACTTGTGAGAATGTGAGTGCACTTTGTTTTGGGGATTTGATGTGTGCTGCAAACCACTACTTCACTGatgatgttattttaattttcctGTTACTGAACCACTATTTTCATATGGAGTTACTGACACATCAAGGGACAGGTGAACATCGTAAAATGCAGCTATCTTTTATCACAAGCACCACTTCAGCCTCTGTTACAGTATATTTACTTGTCCGTCTGTTCAAGTCGGAACCAAAAAAACGTGTTGATGTTACCTCCCAGCTCATTGTCTGTGAGTTATGATTATTCACTGATAATTCATTGATTGTTCAGTTAGACATGAACAAAAAGAatcttttgattattttatgtgtTGGCTATGTCTCTTTTTAGCATCAGATATATCCACTCTTAGCTGTTAACGATCCTTTTTTAAACAAACGCTAACCTGTGAAGAGTCCTTGATTTATTGACCACTCTTTTCTATATTAGACAGTGTAAATTGTTCTATATTAGATAGTGTAAATTACCATTCAGATAATACCATTTGGTAATTATAATaatgtgcttttttatttttctattttgtttttctgacttgtttctttgtgTTATATATAACacttaataatatatataacacTTCATTCATAGACATAAGTAACTTTTTGCTCTACAGCTGTAAAGAAACAACATTCTTCCAGTTGTTCCagccactgttttttttttattctctaatactgtattttattttcatttgagtTGTGTGGCAGCTCAAAAACACCATTGAGAGAACTATTGTTTCATTGATGGAAAATCTTTGCCCATTTCTACatatttttaaccatgtttatgttttaatttattagTGAATTCAGTATTGAACCCAAGAGCAATGTATGTTTTAGCAAAAGATGTTAATTGCACTGTCTGCTAATGTTAAAATATAAGCAGTTCTAATGCTTGTCTTGTGATGagctaaatgtgttatttctcatatttcataataatttaCAGTTTCACTAGAACTAAAATGAGGGCACAACCAGGTTCACTTTTGCTGCTTGATGTGTCTGTTCTATTGCATGCTCGGTCAAATGTCTCCTTTTCAAAATACCTGTATATACACACTGTTATATTAAACTGAGATGAGCAGATTCTGTTTTTATGAGAACTTCTATTTTtatgaaaaacattcatttgaGACGAAAAGGCACCAGACAGATGTGTCTCTTAACTGATAACATGATTCAATTAGTGCCCAGTTAACGTGAGTTTTCTTGTTGCCACCACACCACTTTATGGAGTGCTATGACTGTTTACATCAATGCTCTTCCTCTGTAATGGAAACTCACAATTGTAGCTTTATCACCAGCTGCAAATTTCTGACTTTCCGTTTAAAGGTGgagtaagtaacttttctggtggagggtctgctacctgtttgtctccatggagaatttattgctttgtctgaaacatTACATCAGCACTTTATCAATCAATTTTAATTGCTTAAcaaataccctgaaaaacacATGTGAGTACAGTCGCCTTTCTACAcaaaccaaaaaataccaactAAAaccttttaaatgaaaaacactccAGAGCACATGTGAGGCTGTAGGCTCATTGAGCATGAATGATAATTCAAGGCACACTGTTAGGATTTCTCATGGCCCAACTTTGAGCATGTCTCAGCTAAAGGTGCACAAAAGAGTAGCTGCTGTAAATACACTTATTTACAAAACTCATTTGCACATCATTTGCACTTCAGCAAATTACCTGCTTAGTGTGAGTGTACCAAACCTGGGCAAGAGAAAAGCAACAGAACTTGTGTGCTTCATAGAAATAGCACTAGGTAAGtcactatataaaatgtgatcaAATGTATAATTCagtatatttgtattgttttcatttGATGATTATGAcaatattaaacaaatgcaTCCCCTCATAAACAACAAACTTCTATTATcacattatttcattttgtggCATTAATCTTGTGGGAATAAACCACATATAAAGAACAAGAGCGTCACTGTCACTGTTTATGGACCACACACATTTCTTGTTGCACTTAATATTCCTGCAGTTCAAACTGTATTTCTCAGAGAAAGACTACCATGCATAATGTAGCTAACTTTGTTCCTCAACCAAAATAACCACAGGTTTTTCCACAACCTCCGTTTGAACTTTAAATGCTGTGTTTCCTTATGAAGTACTTTATAGCTGCCTTTGACTTAAAGGCTTATTCACACAGTGAGCTGATAGTCGTGTGTGGGCCATATGTCATCTAAGACCACTgtcttttatctgtttttattgcaacAACTCTTTctgataaaataacataacCTTTAGTTCTCTCACAATGAGGATAGTTGTCTGTacgaaacaaacaaatgaaaaagcaatagaaaaacaaaataaataaagattcaAAATCAACTAACTAAATATTAACACATACTTAAAATGTCTAACATACTGAAAACCATATGTACATGTAACCATAAGTACATTGCCCAAAACACAGTCTACAAAGAGAATAAAAAGGCTACATGACTCATGACTACTATACTATAAAGTCATTGAAAGATGTTTCTGATCATCAGATTTCTCTAATAATAGTCATATCTCATTATACTGATCATTGTCTGATACCGTCcatgtaaatgtacaataataattgtaatttacAGTGTATATTGTATTACATTTATGGTGGTTcacattataaaacaaatagCATTTCATTGCTCCATGTATAGATGTGAGTTTAGCCAGGACGTCTCTGTCTTCACCTCCCAAATTGACTCCAGAATAAAACCCAGGACTTCTCGATGTCCATCCAGACACTGCTGCTCAAGGAACTCCAAGCAaccccatttttatttataaaaaaaaatgaatatattgtgATTCTGCTGCTCTAGTGCCACATATAAGATCCCATACAAGAAGGAGGATGCCACAGAGTCTTAGTAAAGTCCTCAGGACTGGCCCCCAcactctgctctggcccttcATGTGTCTCTAAAGCTTTTTGAATTGGCTCTACCATAGTAATATTATCTCTATTCCTATCATGTAGAAGGGAATCCCATTGCAATCATGAGGTGGAAAACAGCACTGTTAGGCCTTATAGAACCATAATCTATGGGGAATATAAACTGTGGCATCAGCACAGGTCACCTCCGAGAATTGTGTTACAAGGCATATTCTTATTCATTCTCTAATCCATGTCATACTATTGAATACTATTTATGTTCAAAACCTCAGTCGAGATATACAAAACTCTTCCTTTAACCACAAGGGGGCAGGACTCATCGTCTTTATGGGACGACTCATCTCCAACCCAACTGTGCGCTGTTCTCAAAGCAAAATCttacaaaaatctaaaaacctCAATCCCACTCAGCATCTAACCTAAActaaaatctaatcaaaatgtGATATCAATAGCCGATCCATTTCAACTGCATGGGTCAACAGCCCAACTTAAATCATATCAACTACCACATTAGGCCTATTTGCTTTGGTCTAAGTCAAACTATGGCGAAGTTATTATCATTTCACTCTGCGTGATGCTCCATGTGAATGGCAGTAGCTGCATAAATAGTCCTTTGTGCCACAGTACGAACAGGCC contains:
- the mvb12ba gene encoding multivesicular body subunit 12Ba, producing the protein MPEVRDLSEALPEMPLDPITGVGVVASRNRAPTGYDVVSTTTDGLDADLWKDGLFKSKVTRYLCFTRVFSKENSHLGNVLVDMKLIDIKDTLPVGFIPIQETVDTQEQAFRKRRLCIKFIPRDSTEAAICDIRILGRSKQAPPQYTFIGELNNMGIWYRMGNVPRAQDSTHTPTSNNVQNMNSTSNAAPVPTAPMPKHISMTLPASFRGKNTTRPDYEHQNSNLYAISAMDGVPFMISEKFACASTDLQQVDLMGITIKSLAEIEKEYDYSFRTEHSAAARLPPSPTRTSLSSEA